Proteins from one Acidobacteriota bacterium genomic window:
- a CDS encoding TIGR02594 family protein: MWQFKIEFNFFGLLIACGKAACTTRVQVDSEAAALIWNFQTGVTSKFTGTLDLMQKSFIYRGADSMNPVLQQGSFGVDVLRLKELLNKQLNPAQKLSFSLIFDEKTTFAVMTIQSKFGLRVNGVVTSEVWECLINGHPTVEESLPFRWFNYYETPWMAYALPEQGQKAIDGKSHNPRVVEYHSTTTYRATRDETAWCSAFVNWCLTKAGIQGTNNAGAESWLSWGKETYPRVGAITVVQRMNDRYHVAFYQGKCPGGIWIFGGNQKHTVKSSPYIEGKNYRWVKYRWPK, encoded by the coding sequence ATGTGGCAATTTAAAATTGAATTTAATTTCTTTGGCCTGTTGATTGCTTGTGGAAAAGCAGCATGTACGACAAGAGTCCAGGTTGATTCTGAAGCGGCAGCCTTGATTTGGAATTTCCAAACGGGGGTGACGTCAAAATTCACGGGGACCCTTGACCTGATGCAAAAATCTTTCATTTACAGAGGTGCTGATTCAATGAATCCAGTATTGCAACAAGGCAGCTTCGGAGTAGATGTGTTGAGGTTAAAGGAATTACTCAACAAACAATTAAATCCTGCACAGAAGCTTTCCTTTTCTCTTATCTTTGATGAGAAGACAACTTTTGCTGTGATGACGATCCAGTCAAAATTTGGATTGAGAGTGAATGGTGTTGTGACCTCTGAAGTATGGGAATGTTTAATAAATGGACACCCAACAGTGGAAGAGTCGCTCCCGTTCAGGTGGTTCAACTATTACGAGACACCCTGGATGGCTTATGCGCTACCTGAACAAGGACAGAAAGCAATTGACGGAAAAAGTCACAATCCACGGGTCGTTGAATATCACAGTACAACGACTTATCGGGCAACCAGGGATGAGACTGCCTGGTGTTCAGCATTTGTAAACTGGTGTCTTACAAAGGCTGGGATTCAAGGAACAAACAATGCGGGAGCAGAAAGCTGGTTGTCCTGGGGGAAAGAGACGTATCCGCGAGTTGGGGCAATTACAGTAGTTCAAAGAATGAATGACCGCTATCATGTTGCTTTTTATCAAGGGAAATGCCCAGGAGGGATTTGGATTTTTGGAGGAAACCAAAAACATACAGTCAAATCGTCGCCATATATTGAAGGCAAGAATTATCGCTGGGTCAAATACCGCTGGCCAAAATAA
- a CDS encoding serine/threonine protein kinase has protein sequence MRSLKDLLGLTLDGKYLIEKMLGQGGMGAVFLATHLGTERTVALKVIAPEFMANEEFIERFRREAKAAGRLRHPNIVNVTDFGFTLVGTTQIAYLVMEYLDGSTLTEVLNFKHQLPVNVVVDVVEQICLAIERAHQYGIVHRDLKPDNIWLEPDGRDGYNVKVLDFGIAKLRGAPADNMLPGSTLPLAQLEIRDSTTFPNVTEEVSEAATFIKPTVQPVDAGGVVTERQLASAQTEAATMMQPAPAELSSSPLSFDSEGSTKIQPTGGSGTHGYASGSGARSSGSLLSTRHTGDSQITRLGSVMGTPMYMSPEQCRGEEVDTRSDLYSLGVIVYQMLTGEPPFRGDTSQLLVKHQTEPPPPFPKKPKVPKRIAKLVLSAMAKEPTQRPQSATAFASAFRARTEGFWSFVSQGVSLYNQYFRTFLWISVISHAPMILVGFLYLVFNINRWATMGPDAVKESKFFELLLGVGGIIHSFISCLFAPIVVQLLAVQVKKVSLRPLLMVLKKNIKPLLKTVVWYMGAMTLAGCLCFFPVLWAMVTFSFTIPVFLIEGYSGLAALKRSKELVNRLWFTVAGVMIVNALIAGFLLPAIGNQLAHSVIKVSPHYQEVYNQAVLPFFQTISSLFVSPIPQIASLIAYVRARQAGGETMKEISEQCRSRWEEVKNEE, from the coding sequence ATGCGGAGTCTGAAAGATTTGCTCGGGCTGACGCTCGATGGGAAATACCTGATAGAGAAGATGCTCGGCCAGGGCGGGATGGGCGCGGTGTTTCTGGCTACCCACCTGGGAACTGAACGAACCGTGGCTCTCAAAGTCATCGCTCCAGAGTTTATGGCCAACGAAGAGTTCATCGAGCGATTTCGCCGTGAAGCCAAGGCCGCTGGACGGTTGCGCCACCCCAATATTGTCAATGTCACTGATTTTGGGTTCACGCTGGTCGGGACAACCCAAATTGCCTATCTGGTGATGGAATACCTCGACGGCAGCACCCTGACTGAAGTTTTGAATTTCAAACACCAGCTCCCGGTGAACGTGGTGGTTGATGTGGTGGAACAAATCTGTCTCGCCATTGAGCGCGCTCACCAGTACGGCATCGTCCATCGCGATTTAAAGCCCGACAATATCTGGCTCGAACCCGATGGACGCGATGGCTATAACGTCAAGGTACTTGATTTTGGCATTGCCAAACTCCGTGGGGCACCGGCTGACAATATGCTCCCTGGCTCAACGCTGCCACTGGCTCAACTTGAAATACGTGACTCAACCACATTTCCCAATGTGACCGAGGAAGTTTCAGAAGCCGCCACCTTTATCAAACCGACTGTCCAGCCTGTTGATGCTGGCGGGGTAGTGACTGAGCGACAACTTGCCTCGGCCCAAACCGAAGCGGCAACGATGATGCAGCCCGCTCCGGCTGAATTGAGTTCTTCTCCGCTCAGCTTTGATTCAGAAGGAAGCACCAAAATCCAGCCGACAGGGGGAAGCGGAACGCATGGGTATGCGTCGGGTTCTGGGGCTCGTTCATCCGGGTCGCTGTTATCAACGCGCCATACCGGAGACAGCCAGATTACCCGGCTCGGATCAGTGATGGGAACCCCGATGTATATGTCTCCGGAACAATGTCGGGGCGAAGAAGTTGATACCCGCTCAGACCTCTACAGCCTGGGAGTGATTGTCTACCAGATGCTGACGGGTGAGCCGCCCTTTCGCGGCGACACCTCGCAACTCCTGGTCAAACATCAAACCGAACCGCCCCCGCCATTTCCCAAAAAACCCAAAGTTCCCAAGCGAATTGCCAAACTGGTTCTTTCCGCCATGGCCAAGGAGCCAACCCAGCGGCCACAATCCGCCACGGCATTTGCCAGTGCGTTCCGTGCCCGGACTGAAGGGTTTTGGTCATTCGTGAGCCAGGGAGTTAGCCTCTATAACCAGTATTTTCGGACATTTCTGTGGATTTCAGTGATCTCCCATGCCCCAATGATTCTGGTTGGGTTTCTATATCTGGTCTTTAACATCAACCGATGGGCGACCATGGGTCCCGATGCGGTGAAGGAGTCCAAGTTTTTTGAATTATTACTTGGGGTCGGAGGCATTATTCACTCTTTCATTTCGTGTTTGTTTGCCCCAATTGTGGTGCAATTGCTGGCAGTCCAGGTGAAAAAGGTCTCCCTTCGGCCATTACTGATGGTTCTGAAAAAAAATATAAAGCCACTTTTGAAAACGGTGGTCTGGTATATGGGGGCGATGACCCTGGCTGGTTGTCTGTGTTTCTTTCCAGTTTTATGGGCAATGGTGACGTTCTCGTTTACGATTCCAGTCTTTCTGATTGAAGGCTATTCCGGACTGGCAGCTTTGAAGCGCTCAAAAGAACTTGTAAATCGCCTGTGGTTTACGGTGGCGGGAGTGATGATTGTCAATGCCTTAATTGCGGGATTCCTCCTGCCAGCCATCGGCAATCAACTGGCACACAGCGTGATTAAAGTCTCGCCTCATTATCAAGAAGTTTATAATCAGGCGGTCCTACCGTTTTTTCAAACAATCAGCTCATTGTTCGTTTCTCCGATTCCACAAATCGCCTCGTTGATTGCCTATGTTCGTGCCCGACAGGCTGGAGGTGAGACAATGAAGGAAATTTCCGAGCAGTGCCGCTCCCGGTGGGAAGAGGTGAAGAATGAAGAATGA